The Desulfovibrio sp. UIB00 genome has a window encoding:
- a CDS encoding NADH-quinone oxidoreductase subunit C — protein MNAETLGAQLAALPGARVRAADHAAVGYDLDVALPESSLLAAVGIMDGAGYFIEGMTGVDWFGECEALRKEAEAKAKKAAEAAAANAEDAPDASEAAPPETPAQNPIPQEDELEVVYDFNLYATRHRVCLRVRTPRSNPQIHTIAEIYPIAHWHEREVHEFFGIVFIGHPYLIPLLLPEDAEYHPLLKDYSA, from the coding sequence ATGAACGCAGAAACCCTTGGCGCACAGTTGGCGGCCCTGCCCGGAGCCAGAGTCCGCGCCGCAGATCATGCCGCTGTAGGCTATGATCTTGATGTGGCGCTGCCGGAAAGCTCCCTGCTTGCCGCAGTGGGCATCATGGATGGGGCGGGGTACTTTATTGAAGGTATGACCGGGGTAGACTGGTTTGGCGAATGCGAAGCCCTGCGCAAGGAGGCCGAAGCCAAGGCCAAAAAGGCAGCCGAAGCCGCCGCTGCCAATGCAGAGGACGCGCCGGATGCCAGCGAGGCCGCCCCACCTGAAACCCCTGCGCAGAATCCCATACCGCAGGAAGACGAACTTGAAGTGGTGTACGACTTCAACCTCTATGCCACCCGCCACCGGGTATGCCTGCGGGTGCGCACGCCGCGCTCCAACCCGCAGATCCACACCATCGCCGAGATTTATCCCATAGCCCACTGGCACGAGCGCGAGGTTCACGAGTTCTTTGGCATCGTCTTTATCGGGCATCCCTATCTCATCCCCCTGTTGTTGCCCGAAGACGCGGAATACCACCCCTTGCTCAAGGACTACAGCGCATGA
- a CDS encoding monovalent cation/H+ antiporter subunit D family protein, producing the protein MDIVESVRPLAAILTALIGACLIMLTGRRPNVRETVSFVTAVVMFCIIASMIGDVAPAPMGQGHTLHLTLFPILPGLSVSFRADAFSMVFALVGSFLWIITVFYAAGYMRGLNEHAQTRFSACFALTLFGAMGVAFADNLFTLYLFYEVVSVCTYPLVAHHQDAEGYDGARKYIVYLTTTAKGLVLPAMIVIYVLTGNLDFAHNSHTGILSAGASDALATVLYVCCILGFAKNGIMPFHHWLPGAMVAPTPVSALLHAVAVVKVGVFCTTRVMLFVFGTDLMKSLNLGVPTAYFVSFTILAASIIALTKDNLKARLAYSTVSQLSYIVLGVALLTVDGIQGGIVHIANHAFSKITLFFCAGAIYVATHKKCISEMSGLGRSMPFTFAAFAVASLSMIGAPPVAGFVTKWKLLVGAMEMPTHSMGILLVLLASTLLNVAYFAPVTYKAFFGKRPEGEETGIREAPLSMVVPILIAAGVSVFIGIYPDAVMSFVKVVTG; encoded by the coding sequence ATGGATATTGTTGAATCCGTCAGACCCCTGGCCGCCATACTTACAGCGTTGATCGGCGCATGCCTGATAATGCTGACGGGGCGTCGGCCCAACGTTCGCGAAACAGTTTCGTTTGTAACGGCGGTGGTCATGTTCTGCATCATCGCCTCCATGATCGGCGATGTTGCCCCTGCGCCCATGGGGCAGGGGCACACGCTGCACCTTACGCTTTTTCCCATCCTGCCGGGGCTTTCGGTAAGTTTTCGGGCGGATGCTTTTTCCATGGTATTTGCGCTGGTTGGCTCATTTTTGTGGATTATCACCGTTTTTTACGCGGCAGGGTACATGCGCGGATTGAACGAGCATGCCCAGACGCGCTTCAGCGCCTGTTTTGCCCTGACGCTTTTTGGGGCCATGGGCGTGGCCTTTGCCGACAACCTGTTTACGCTCTACCTGTTCTATGAGGTGGTGAGCGTGTGCACCTATCCGCTTGTGGCCCACCATCAGGATGCCGAGGGTTATGACGGCGCGCGCAAGTATATTGTGTACCTGACCACCACTGCAAAAGGGCTGGTGCTGCCAGCCATGATTGTCATTTACGTGCTCACGGGCAATCTGGATTTTGCCCACAACAGCCACACGGGCATCTTGTCCGCCGGGGCCAGCGATGCGCTGGCAACCGTGCTGTACGTTTGCTGCATCCTGGGTTTTGCCAAGAACGGCATCATGCCCTTCCACCACTGGCTGCCGGGCGCAATGGTTGCTCCCACGCCTGTTTCGGCCTTGTTGCATGCGGTGGCGGTGGTCAAGGTAGGCGTGTTCTGCACCACGCGCGTCATGCTCTTTGTGTTTGGCACTGATTTGATGAAAAGCCTGAACCTTGGCGTGCCCACGGCCTACTTTGTTTCGTTCACCATTCTTGCGGCTTCCATCATTGCCTTGACCAAGGACAACCTCAAGGCACGGCTGGCCTACTCAACGGTGAGCCAGCTCTCCTACATCGTGCTTGGCGTGGCGCTCCTGACCGTAGACGGCATACAGGGCGGCATAGTGCATATCGCCAACCACGCATTCTCAAAGATAACGCTCTTTTTCTGCGCGGGCGCGATCTATGTGGCAACGCACAAAAAGTGCATTTCTGAGATGAGCGGCCTTGGGCGCTCCATGCCCTTTACCTTTGCTGCCTTTGCCGTGGCCTCGCTTTCCATGATCGGCGCGCCGCCCGTGGCAGGGTTTGTGACCAAGTGGAAGCTGCTGGTGGGCGCAATGGAAATGCCCACGCATTCCATGGGCATACTACTGGTGCTGCTGGCAAGTACGCTCTTGAACGTGGCCTATTTTGCGCCTGTGACCTACAAGGCATTTTTCGGCAAAAGGCCGGAAGGTGAAGAAACGGGCATTCGTGAAGCACCGCTGAGCATGGTGGTACCCATCCTCATTGCGGCTGGCGTTTCCGTGTTCATCGGCATTTACCCCGATGCCGTCATGTCCTTCGTGAAGGTGGTGACAGGATGA
- a CDS encoding NADH-quinone oxidoreductase subunit A has translation MSSSELVDIVYIMAFCLGGMSFALGPFVIVFFLAPRLTRNTVGKTRQIVECGIDPIGDAWIKFGAVYYMYSLLFLAFAVDILFLFPVAVIYNKASPISDFLTFTEVFLFVGILSLVILYAWKKGVFQWQRKIYSDR, from the coding sequence ATGTCTAGCAGCGAACTTGTTGACATTGTCTACATAATGGCATTCTGCCTTGGCGGTATGAGCTTTGCTCTTGGGCCATTTGTAATAGTTTTTTTTCTTGCCCCTCGCCTTACGCGCAACACTGTGGGCAAAACCCGCCAGATTGTTGAGTGCGGCATTGACCCCATCGGCGATGCGTGGATTAAATTCGGCGCGGTATATTACATGTACTCGCTGCTGTTCCTCGCCTTTGCGGTTGATATTCTCTTTCTCTTCCCTGTTGCGGTTATCTACAACAAGGCTTCTCCCATCAGTGATTTCCTGACGTTCACGGAAGTTTTTCTGTTCGTGGGCATTTTGTCCCTTGTCATTCTGTACGCGTGGAAAAAGGGAGTGTTCCAGTGGCAACGGAAAATATATTCGGATCGGTAG
- a CDS encoding Na(+)/H(+) antiporter subunit D: MTEPWIHPSAVLLLGAVILPLLPKALRRICIVLVPVLAFCAVLLMQGHNGVYGVLPFMKWQLIFGKVDALSMVFAYIMTLMCVIGSVYGLHVEEAAQHSAAWTYVAGSLGVIFCGDYLTLFLFWELMAFSSVFLVWFRRRKESLASGYRYLLVHTAGGLLLLAGLVLRYRATGDLTFGPIGVADPQLYTYLIMAGFILNAAVPPLHAWLPDAYGEATVTGAVFMCAFTTKTAVYVLARSFAGMEILVPLGVCMALYGVVYAVLENDARRLLAYHIISQVGYMVAAVGIGTPLAINGACAHAFAHILYKGLLFMGCGSVLHMTGVSKFTQLGGLYKKMPKTFVFTLVGGLSISAFPLFSGFVTKAMIVAAGFEAHNYWAGFLLTLASAGTFLHTGLKVPYFIWFGKNNCSKETWERAGDPPLNMQAAMAVAAFLCIFIGCYTPYLYDMLPFPDVAAQYHPYSAAHISETLQILLFTALGFFLLLKKLTPEPTISLDLDWFYRMGGRLFYWFARKPVQSVDNTVGEAWNRQGIVPLMRTARFWSWFDWHCIDTVVDGTARSVRALGGVLRQVQSGSLQINIISMAAVVALVLTLLALV, from the coding sequence ATGACTGAGCCATGGATTCACCCCTCCGCAGTTCTGTTGCTGGGCGCGGTAATTCTGCCGCTGCTGCCCAAGGCCCTGCGCCGTATCTGTATTGTTCTTGTGCCGGTGCTGGCCTTTTGCGCCGTGCTGCTCATGCAGGGGCACAATGGAGTATATGGCGTGCTGCCCTTCATGAAATGGCAACTGATATTCGGCAAGGTCGATGCGCTGAGCATGGTCTTTGCCTACATCATGACCCTCATGTGCGTGATCGGCTCCGTCTACGGCCTGCATGTGGAAGAAGCCGCGCAGCATTCCGCCGCCTGGACATATGTGGCGGGATCGCTGGGCGTCATTTTTTGCGGGGATTACCTGACGCTCTTCCTTTTTTGGGAGCTGATGGCCTTTTCCTCCGTATTTCTGGTGTGGTTCAGGCGGCGCAAGGAATCGCTGGCCTCCGGCTACCGATATCTGCTGGTGCACACTGCGGGCGGTTTGCTCTTGCTGGCAGGGCTTGTGCTGCGCTACCGGGCCACGGGCGATCTGACCTTCGGCCCCATCGGCGTGGCTGATCCGCAGCTCTACACCTACCTGATCATGGCCGGATTTATCCTCAACGCGGCAGTGCCGCCCCTGCATGCATGGCTGCCCGATGCCTACGGCGAAGCCACGGTGACGGGCGCGGTATTCATGTGCGCCTTTACCACAAAAACCGCCGTATATGTGCTGGCGCGCAGCTTTGCGGGCATGGAGATTCTGGTGCCCCTTGGCGTGTGCATGGCCCTGTACGGCGTTGTGTACGCTGTGCTTGAAAACGACGCCCGCCGTCTGCTGGCCTACCACATTATCAGTCAGGTTGGGTACATGGTGGCAGCAGTGGGCATAGGCACGCCGCTGGCCATCAACGGTGCCTGCGCACACGCTTTTGCCCACATTCTCTATAAGGGACTGCTGTTTATGGGCTGCGGCTCTGTGCTGCACATGACGGGCGTGAGCAAGTTCACCCAGTTGGGCGGCCTGTACAAAAAGATGCCCAAGACCTTTGTGTTCACCCTGGTGGGCGGACTTTCCATTTCGGCCTTTCCGCTGTTCAGCGGCTTTGTGACCAAGGCCATGATCGTGGCCGCCGGATTTGAAGCGCACAACTACTGGGCGGGATTTCTGCTCACCCTGGCCTCAGCGGGCACCTTCCTGCACACGGGCCTGAAGGTTCCGTACTTCATCTGGTTTGGCAAAAACAACTGCTCAAAGGAAACATGGGAGCGCGCGGGCGATCCTCCGCTCAACATGCAGGCGGCCATGGCTGTGGCGGCGTTTTTGTGTATCTTCATAGGCTGCTACACGCCGTACCTGTACGACATGCTTCCCTTCCCCGATGTGGCGGCGCAGTACCACCCGTACAGCGCGGCGCATATTTCTGAAACCTTGCAGATACTGTTGTTTACGGCCCTGGGATTCTTTTTGCTGCTCAAAAAGCTCACGCCCGAACCCACCATCAGTCTGGATCTGGACTGGTTTTACCGCATGGGCGGCAGGCTGTTCTACTGGTTTGCTCGCAAGCCCGTTCAGTCTGTGGACAATACCGTGGGCGAGGCCTGGAACCGACAGGGCATAGTGCCGCTCATGCGCACGGCGCGCTTTTGGTCATGGTTTGACTGGCACTGCATTGATACGGTGGTTGACGGCACGGCCCGCAGCGTGCGCGCTCTTGGCGGCGTGCTGCGGCAGGTGCAGAGCGGCAGCCTGCAAATAAACATTATTTCCATGGCCGCAGTGGTGGCCCTGGTGCTCACGCTGCTGGCTCTTGTCTGA
- a CDS encoding iron hydrogenase small subunit, protein MSIIATTRRGFLKGACILSGGLLLGVRMANKAYAAAKDFKDYMSDRSAAVYSADSAFPKRASQDNTQVKALYDSWLGKPLSHKSEENLHTKWFDKSKGLKALTASGEYPNPRHKEFEGIAYPYE, encoded by the coding sequence ATGTCTATCATTGCCACCACCAGACGCGGATTTCTGAAAGGCGCGTGTATTCTCTCCGGCGGGTTGCTGCTTGGGGTTCGCATGGCCAACAAGGCCTACGCCGCCGCCAAGGATTTCAAGGATTACATGAGCGATCGCTCTGCCGCTGTGTACAGTGCCGATTCGGCCTTTCCCAAGCGCGCCAGTCAGGACAATACGCAGGTAAAGGCGCTTTACGATTCATGGCTCGGCAAACCCCTGAGCCATAAATCAGAAGAAAACCTCCACACCAAGTGGTTTGATAAATCAAAAGGCCTCAAGGCTCTTACGGCTTCAGGCGAATACCCCAACCCTCGCCACAAGGAGTTTGAGGGTATCGCCTATCCGTACGAATAA
- a CDS encoding NADH-quinone oxidoreductase subunit J — MSSHETMQTLAEGIFWFFVLVTFCGAVLAVSARTLIRRVAGLALCFTGVAGLYYYLSSPFVAFMQMLVYVGALCVTITFAIMLAETSDANRAPRRHKLSMFLGAAASCAITAALVVQSIVAPWPETPPAQMEGTIERIGQALLSTYSMSFELISVVLVVAMVGALALARHGRDK; from the coding sequence ATGTCCAGTCATGAAACTATGCAAACGCTGGCCGAGGGCATTTTCTGGTTCTTTGTGCTGGTGACATTTTGCGGCGCGGTGCTGGCTGTTTCGGCGCGCACGCTCATACGCCGCGTGGCCGGGCTTGCCCTGTGCTTCACTGGCGTGGCGGGGCTTTATTACTACCTTTCCAGCCCCTTTGTGGCCTTTATGCAGATGCTTGTGTATGTGGGCGCGCTGTGCGTCACCATTACATTCGCCATCATGCTGGCTGAGACATCGGACGCAAACCGCGCCCCGCGCCGCCACAAACTGAGCATGTTTCTTGGCGCTGCGGCCAGTTGCGCCATCACAGCGGCGCTTGTGGTGCAATCCATCGTGGCTCCCTGGCCGGAGACGCCCCCGGCCCAGATGGAAGGAACCATCGAGCGCATCGGGCAGGCCTTGCTGAGCACGTATTCCATGAGCTTTGAACTTATTTCCGTGGTTCTGGTGGTAGCCATGGTGGGGGCGCTCGCACTGGCCCGCCACGGGAGGGACAAGTGA
- a CDS encoding NADH-quinone oxidoreductase subunit I: MNAYFKNIFSGGWSLFVGMGITLRYFFKPVVTKSYPREVLPITPRYRGHIDLVYDPETGTDRCIVCGSCQKACPSGCIELAGERLDGAKKKTLASYKLNFTKCSLCGMCVESCPTDALTFSHDYNLAGFDEAEYHFDLVRRLKERP; this comes from the coding sequence ATGAACGCATATTTTAAAAATATCTTTTCAGGCGGGTGGAGCCTCTTTGTGGGCATGGGCATAACGCTTCGTTATTTTTTCAAGCCGGTGGTTACAAAGTCGTACCCGCGCGAGGTGCTGCCCATAACACCGCGCTACAGGGGCCATATCGACCTTGTGTACGACCCGGAAACCGGCACGGACAGGTGCATTGTGTGCGGATCGTGCCAGAAGGCCTGCCCCTCGGGCTGCATAGAGCTTGCGGGCGAAAGGCTGGATGGGGCCAAGAAAAAGACTCTCGCGAGCTACAAACTGAATTTTACCAAGTGCAGCCTGTGCGGCATGTGCGTGGAATCGTGCCCCACAGACGCGCTGACGTTCTCTCATGACTACAATCTGGCCGGATTTGACGAGGCGGAGTACCACTTTGACCTTGTACGGCGGCTCAAGGAGCGTCCCTGA
- the hydG gene encoding [FeFe] hydrogenase H-cluster radical SAM maturase HydG, which produces MYNPQSLRADEFIDHSEVLDTLSYATEHARDAELIDTIIAKAAQKKGLTHREASVLLACELPEKVEPVYRLANQIKHDFYGNRIVMFAPLYLSNHCINSCVYCPYHSQNKNIARKKLTQEEVAREVVALQDMGHKRLALEAGEHPTMNPIEYILECIKTIYSIKHKNGAIRRVNVNIAATTVEEYAMLKDAGIGTYILFQETYHKQSYEKLHPAGPKHDYAWHTEAMDRAMQGGIDDVGLGVLFGLEGYRYEFAALLMHAEHLEAVHGVGPHTISVPRIRRADDINPDVFDNGISDDTFARICACIRVSVPYTGMIVSTRESKAVREKVLPLGISQISGGSRTSVGGYYEPEPEEDNSAQFDVSDRRTLDEVVRWLMEQGHVPSFCTACYREGRTGDRFMALCKSQQILNCCHPNALLTLKEYLQDYASPQTRQMGLAMIEQELKKIPSDKVRNKAVEYLAAIEKGQRDFRF; this is translated from the coding sequence ATGTACAATCCCCAGTCGTTGCGCGCAGATGAATTTATTGACCACAGTGAAGTGCTCGATACCTTGAGTTATGCAACCGAGCACGCGCGCGATGCAGAGCTTATTGACACCATCATTGCCAAGGCTGCACAAAAAAAAGGCCTGACCCATCGCGAGGCCTCGGTTTTGCTTGCCTGCGAGCTGCCGGAGAAAGTGGAGCCGGTGTACAGGCTTGCCAACCAGATCAAACACGACTTTTATGGCAACCGCATTGTCATGTTTGCGCCGCTGTATCTCTCAAACCACTGCATCAACAGCTGCGTGTACTGCCCATATCACTCGCAGAACAAAAATATCGCCCGCAAAAAACTTACTCAGGAAGAAGTGGCCCGCGAGGTCGTGGCCTTGCAGGATATGGGGCACAAACGCCTTGCGCTTGAGGCGGGTGAACACCCCACCATGAACCCCATTGAGTACATACTTGAGTGCATCAAGACTATTTACAGCATCAAGCATAAGAACGGGGCCATCCGCCGGGTGAACGTGAACATCGCGGCAACCACGGTGGAAGAATACGCAATGCTCAAGGATGCAGGCATCGGCACCTATATTCTGTTTCAGGAAACCTACCACAAGCAGAGTTACGAAAAGCTGCACCCCGCAGGGCCCAAGCACGACTACGCCTGGCATACCGAGGCCATGGACCGTGCCATGCAGGGCGGCATTGACGATGTGGGCCTGGGGGTCCTTTTTGGCCTTGAGGGCTATCGCTACGAGTTTGCGGCCCTGCTCATGCACGCAGAGCACCTTGAAGCAGTGCACGGCGTTGGCCCGCACACCATCAGCGTTCCGCGCATTCGCCGCGCTGACGACATCAACCCCGATGTGTTCGACAACGGCATCAGCGACGATACTTTTGCCCGAATCTGCGCCTGTATCCGCGTGTCCGTGCCGTACACGGGCATGATTGTTTCCACGCGCGAGAGCAAGGCTGTGCGTGAAAAGGTGCTGCCGCTGGGCATTTCGCAGATCAGCGGAGGTTCACGCACCAGCGTTGGCGGGTACTATGAGCCGGAGCCGGAAGAAGACAATTCCGCGCAGTTTGATGTGAGCGACCGCCGCACGCTGGACGAGGTGGTGCGCTGGCTCATGGAGCAGGGGCATGTGCCGAGTTTTTGCACGGCCTGTTACCGCGAGGGCCGCACCGGCGACCGCTTTATGGCCCTGTGCAAGAGCCAGCAGATTTTGAACTGCTGTCACCCCAACGCGCTGCTGACTCTCAAAGAATACTTGCAGGACTACGCCTCGCCGCAAACACGGCAGATGGGCCTTGCCATGATAGAGCAGGAACTGAAAAAAATTCCCAGCGACAAAGTGCGCAACAAGGCTGTGGAATACCTTGCCGCCATTGAAAAAGGCCAGAGGGACTTTCGATTTTGA
- a CDS encoding NADH-quinone oxidoreductase subunit D yields the protein MNYLAQSPTDERFVLNLGPQHPATHGVLRVKMVMDGEYIVEAEPVLGYIHRMHEKMAENRTWAQFMPNTGRMDYLHALAYNHGYACLVERAASIEVPERAEFIRVITNELNRISSHLLWFGAFVLDLGGFSPLLYAFDDREQILDLLESVTGSRLTYCYFRFGGVYNDVDDAFVRGTRAFIARMRKRLPMYHSLVSKNLIIQQRLVDVGFVPAEMCRKYGATGPVARGAGIAYDVRKHEPYGVYDRFTFDVPVYSEGDSMARYKVRMDEIEQSLRILEQALDYLPKGPVMAAKVPKTIKPPKGDYYHAVETARGLLGIRAVSDGSGTPWRLKWRTPCFSNLLVFGEAGRGMLLPDALALLGSLDLVIPDIDR from the coding sequence ATGAACTATCTTGCCCAAAGTCCCACAGACGAGCGGTTTGTTCTGAACCTTGGCCCGCAGCATCCGGCTACGCACGGCGTTTTGCGCGTCAAGATGGTCATGGACGGCGAGTATATAGTGGAGGCCGAGCCTGTGCTTGGCTACATCCACCGCATGCACGAAAAAATGGCCGAAAACCGCACCTGGGCGCAGTTTATGCCCAATACGGGCCGCATGGATTACCTGCATGCCTTGGCCTACAACCACGGCTATGCCTGCCTGGTCGAGCGCGCTGCTTCCATTGAAGTGCCGGAACGCGCGGAGTTCATCCGCGTCATCACCAACGAGCTGAACCGCATTTCAAGCCATCTGCTCTGGTTTGGAGCTTTTGTGCTTGACCTTGGCGGGTTCTCGCCGCTTTTGTACGCTTTTGACGACCGCGAGCAGATCCTTGATCTACTGGAATCCGTTACCGGGTCGCGGCTCACATACTGCTACTTCCGTTTTGGCGGCGTGTACAACGATGTTGACGATGCCTTTGTAAGAGGCACGCGGGCCTTTATCGCACGTATGCGCAAGCGCCTGCCCATGTACCATTCCCTCGTTTCCAAAAACCTCATTATCCAGCAGCGCCTTGTGGATGTGGGTTTTGTGCCTGCAGAGATGTGCCGCAAATACGGCGCAACAGGGCCTGTGGCACGCGGTGCTGGCATTGCCTATGACGTGCGCAAGCACGAGCCATACGGCGTTTATGACCGCTTTACTTTTGACGTGCCCGTGTACTCCGAGGGTGATTCCATGGCCCGCTACAAGGTGCGCATGGACGAGATTGAGCAGAGCCTGCGCATTCTTGAGCAGGCCCTCGACTATCTGCCCAAAGGGCCGGTTATGGCGGCCAAGGTTCCCAAAACTATCAAACCGCCCAAGGGCGACTATTACCACGCTGTGGAAACGGCGCGCGGTCTTCTGGGCATCCGCGCCGTCAGCGATGGCAGCGGCACCCCCTGGCGGCTCAAGTGGCGCACCCCCTGTTTTTCAAACCTGCTTGTTTTTGGCGAGGCGGGTAGGGGAATGCTGCTGCCTGATGCCCTGGCGCTGCTCGGCAGCCTTGACCTGGTGATTCCGGATATTGACCGCTAA
- the nuoH gene encoding NADH-quinone oxidoreductase subunit NuoH gives MTFYSEMLRLLGYLVGFLVFVALNAAYLVWVERKVAGHIQRRIGPKEVGPYGLLQPLADGFKLMTKQVFIPKDADGVLFCLGPVLVMTPAFMSFVTIPYTEGLVARNLNLGLLAIYAFASVNVLGLLLGAWGSRNKYAVISAARVVSQNVAYEIPMLLVVVSLVMVTGTLNLSETVATQSGGFWHWNVLRLSASPLMPVSFIIFFICMLAETNRAPFDMAEAESELIAGAFTEYSGMGFGVYFMGEYANVVVGASLLTLLFLGGWDCPLGLWPGAHWFAIKLYGVIFTVIWVRWTFPRTTFYGLLNLSWKVLIPIALVNLIITSALLKVL, from the coding sequence ATGACGTTTTATTCCGAAATGCTGCGTCTTCTGGGGTATCTTGTAGGATTCCTTGTCTTTGTGGCGCTTAACGCGGCCTATCTGGTATGGGTTGAGCGCAAGGTGGCAGGGCACATACAGCGGCGCATCGGGCCCAAGGAAGTTGGCCCCTACGGCCTGTTGCAGCCGCTGGCGGACGGCTTCAAGCTCATGACCAAACAGGTGTTCATTCCCAAGGATGCGGACGGGGTGCTGTTCTGCCTTGGGCCTGTGCTGGTCATGACCCCGGCCTTCATGAGTTTTGTGACTATTCCCTACACCGAAGGCCTTGTGGCGCGTAACCTTAACCTTGGGCTGTTGGCCATCTACGCCTTTGCCTCGGTAAACGTGCTGGGTCTCCTGCTCGGGGCGTGGGGCTCGCGCAACAAGTACGCGGTTATCTCCGCCGCGCGCGTTGTCTCGCAAAACGTGGCCTACGAAATCCCCATGCTCCTGGTTGTGGTGAGCCTTGTGATGGTCACGGGCACCCTCAACCTCAGCGAAACCGTTGCCACGCAATCGGGCGGGTTCTGGCACTGGAACGTGCTTCGCCTTTCTGCAAGCCCGCTCATGCCGGTTTCGTTCATCATCTTTTTCATCTGCATGCTGGCGGAGACAAACCGCGCCCCCTTTGACATGGCCGAGGCAGAAAGCGAGCTGATCGCAGGCGCTTTTACGGAATATTCAGGCATGGGTTTTGGCGTGTACTTTATGGGCGAGTACGCCAACGTTGTGGTTGGCGCCAGTCTGCTGACCCTGCTGTTTCTTGGCGGGTGGGATTGCCCGCTGGGGCTTTGGCCCGGGGCGCACTGGTTCGCCATCAAGCTTTACGGGGTCATTTTTACCGTTATCTGGGTGCGCTGGACATTTCCGCGCACGACCTTCTACGGCCTGCTGAACCTCTCGTGGAAGGTGCTTATCCCCATTGCGCTCGTCAACCTCATCATTACCAGCGCGTTGCTCAAGGTGCTGTAG
- the nuoK gene encoding NADH-quinone oxidoreductase subunit NuoK, with protein MHYASLSQSLETYLVIGAALFGLGLFGMAMRRTFIGMLIASELILCGASVNFMAFGRFCAPDTATGQIAALFVMAIAAAEAVIVLSIIIAVYRLYRSVETDAPSDLKG; from the coding sequence ATGCACTACGCCAGCTTGAGTCAGTCTCTTGAAACTTATCTGGTCATCGGCGCGGCCTTGTTCGGCCTGGGGCTGTTTGGCATGGCAATGAGGCGCACGTTCATAGGCATGCTCATTGCGTCCGAGCTTATCCTCTGCGGGGCATCGGTCAACTTTATGGCTTTTGGGCGGTTTTGCGCGCCAGACACGGCAACCGGGCAGATCGCGGCCCTGTTTGTCATGGCCATTGCAGCGGCGGAAGCGGTCATTGTGCTTTCCATCATCATTGCGGTGTACCGGCTGTACAGATCGGTTGAAACGGACGCTCCGTCGGACCTCAAAGGTTAA